A region from the Pararge aegeria chromosome Z, ilParAegt1.1, whole genome shotgun sequence genome encodes:
- the LOC120636321 gene encoding 60S ribosomal protein L10a-like, whose product MAKLSRDSLRKSIHTIIETAEKANADYLETISVKFTLKNYDPNKNRPLNSKGDPIIHVCVLGDQEHCEEAAKFNVPFINFDELGTLNRNTRLMKQLSRRFDAFLASDTIMDEIRSILGPGLSKISKTLGVLIHGECMTEKVEEMKLKICEDIKKVLFVTAEIGHVKMTPEKLEENVLWAANYLVPRLKKNWRNVKSLCITSTSGPAYPLEVTF is encoded by the coding sequence ATGGCGAAGCTTTCGCGTGATTCGCTGCGTAAATCTATTCATACTATAATCGAGACCGCTGAGAAGGCGAATGCGGATTACTTGGAGACAATCAGTGTCAAGTTCACCTTGAAGAACTATGATCCCAACAAGAACAGGCCTCTGAACAGCAAAGGCGATCCGATCATCCACGTCTGCGTGCTAGGGGACCAGGAACATTGCGAGGAGGCTGCCAAATTCAACGTGCCCTTCATCAACTTCGACGAGCTGGGGACTCTCAACCGGAACACGAGGCTGATGAAGCAGCTCTCCAGGCGTTTCGATGCTTTCCTAGCATCTGACACCATCATGGATGAGATCAGAAGCATCTTGGGTCCGGGACTGAGCAAGATTAGCAAGACTCTTGGTGTACTCATCCACGGCGAGTGCATGACCGAGAAGGTAGAAGAAATGAAATTGAAGATTTGTGAAGACATAAAGAAAGTACTGTTTGTCACGGCGGAAATCGGCCATGTCAAGATGACCCCCGAAAAGCTTGAAGAAAACGTGCTTTGGGCAGCCAACTATTTGGTTCCGCGTTTGAAGAAGAATTGGCGTAACGTCAAGTCACTCTGCATAACGTCCACTTCTGGGCCAGCTTATCCATTGGAAGTCACTTTCTAA